Genomic window (Streptomyces cadmiisoli):
CCGATCGGCAGCCGTGGCGACCTGATCGAGCAGGCGGCGGCTCCGGGCGTGACGCCGTGCCGACCGGTCACTCCCGACCGGGCGGCACGGCGCGAAGCGTTTCCCTCCTGCGCGGGCGGCTCGTGAAGGTGTCGGCCCCTCGCGGGCCGTCCGGGAACCGGCGTCCGTGCCGCTCACGGGGTGTTCCTGCCACGGCGGGCAGACGTCGAGGCCGCGTCGCCCGGCAGCCGCGACTCGGCCGGGGCGGCGTCCGTTGCGCCGTCCGCGCGGCCGGCAGCGCCGCGACGGCGGGTGCCGCCGCCCGCGCCGTACCGACGGGTGCCGCTGCCCCCGCCGCGATGGCGGGCGAGCAGGACGACGACGGCGCCCAGCAGGGCCAGCACGACCACGGCGAACCACGCCGTCGCGGTGGTCACGGGCAGGAAGCGGGTGGCCACACCGAGGCCGACGGGGAGCAGGGCCAGACCGAGGTAGGAGGCGAGGAAGACACCGGCGAGGGCTTCGCCGCGCCGGCTCGGGGCGGCCGTGGCTGCCACATGGCCGACGGCGGCCTTGAACAGCACCCCGGCCCCTACGCCCGAGATGATCGCGGCGAGCAGGAACAGGACCAGGCTGCCGAGGTGCACGCCGATCGCGACCGCGGCGATGCCCACGGCCTGGGCGACCAGCCCGATCGCCCACCTGGACCGGTCGCCGAGGCGGCCGGTGAGCACCTGGGCCGTCGCGGCCGCGCCGAAGACGGTGAACACGACGAGCCCGGCCAGCGCGCGCGACGGATGGTGCAAGGTCTCACCGACGAATCCCGGGGCCAGCGAGGTGAACAGCCCGAAGACCGCCATGGAGGTGAATCCGGCCGCCGCCGCCAGCGGGTATCCAGGCTCCCTGAGCCCCGCGACGACCCGCTGGGGACGGTACGCCGGACGGGCCGCCGACCGGTCGACGGTCTCCGGTGCCAGTGCCACGGCGGCGACGCCGGCCAGCAGCAGCACTCCGAAGACGACATACGGCAGGTGCAGCGGCGCACCGAAATACTGGGCGAGCGCTCCCGCGACGAGGGGGCCGAGCCCGAGACCGCCGATGTTGGCCGCGGTCGAGACGATCTCGAAGCGCCGCGTCGACGCGCCGGGCCGCTGCGCCGCGTGCAGGTCCTGCAGATGGGCGGTGGCTGCGGCCGTGAGGACGCCGACACCGAGACCGGTGACGAACCGCGCCACGATCAGGACCGGCAGCGAGTGCCCGGCGAGGAAGAGCCCGGCCGCGATCACCTCGGCCACCAGCGCCGCGGTCAGGGCCTTCTTCCGGCCGATCTGGTCCGATATGTGCCCCACGAGCAGCAGGCTGGTGAGCACACCGACGGCGTAGACGGCGAACACGACGGTGACGGTGAAGGACGAGAAGCCGTCGCGGGCCTGGTAGAGCGGATAGAGCGGCGTGGGAACGGTGGAGAACGCCATGGCCGTGACGAACACGGCGGCGATCGTCCAGAACCCGGAGCGGTGCCGGCGCGCGGCGCCCACCACCGGCAGCGCCGGTGCGCCGTGAGCGGTGGCACGGCGAGGCCAGTGGCGGACGGCCATCGTCATCGGCATGGCAGCACTCCGTCCCTCGGTGTCCGAACCGGCGGCCTCCGCACCGCCTACCTGTGCCAACGCTCACCCGGGGCCGCCGTTTCCCCTCCGGAGGAGATGAATGGAGATGATGGTTATCTCCCGAAGGGACAACCGAAGGAGCCGGCCATGGAGCTTCGGCAACTGGAGGTCGTCGTCGCGGTCGCCGAGGAGGGCGGGTTCAGCGCCGCGGCCCGGCGGCTGCACGTGGTGCAGTCCGCCGTCTCCAGCACGGTCCGGGCCCTGGAGCGCGAGCTGAACGTGCTGTTGTTCCAGCGCACCACGCACCGGGTCTCGCTCACGCCCGTGGGAGAGGCCTTCCTGCCGGCTGCCCGGGCCACCCTGGAGGCCGCGGAGCAGGCCCGCGCGGCGGTCGAACGCGCACAGGGCGAACTGCGCGGCGAGATCACCGTCGGTGTGATGCAGGGCCTCTACGGCGGCCTCGCGCCGGCTCTGGCCGAGTTCCACCGCGAACACCCCGGCGTCGTGCTGCGACTGTGCCAGGCACCCGCCGCCGAGATTCCGCACGCCCTGCGCAGGGGCACCGTGGACCTGGCCGTCGTCGCGCTCGACACTCCGCAGCCGCGCGGCCTGGCCACCCGTCTGCTGTCCCGGGAGGAAATGGTGCTCGTGACTCCACCGGGTGCCGTGTCACAGCCGCTGCGGCCGGTGACCCTGGCCGAGGCGGCCCGTCTCCCCCTGGTGGACTTCCCGCCGAGCTGGGCGGTCCGGGTCGAGGTCGACCGGGCCTTTCGCGCCGCGTCCCTCGAACACACCGCCACTTTCGAGGTCAACGACATCCTGGCGGCCACCGATCTGGTCCGGCACGGCCTGGGTGTGTGCATCATGCCGCCGTCGCTGGCGGCGCGCTTCCCCGAACTGCCGCTGCGCCTCTTCCGGCCGCCGGCGCCGGCCTGGACGGTGGGAGTCGTGCACCCGCGCGGTGACCTGCCGCCTGCCGTCGCCGCGCTCCTGCGGCACATCCGATGAACGGTGCGCCCTGTCCCGCACGGAACCGGGTCTGCCGCACGGAACCGGGTCTGCCCCTCCGGCCGAGCCCGGCCTCCTCGTGGTGACGGAGGCGGCGCCACCCGCCGAACCGGCCGCTCTCCAGTGAACTCCCCCTGGAACCAGGCAACTTGGAGACGCGTCACCGGATCCCGCCGCCTCGACGGAACGGGCGGGTACGGACGTCCGGGGAGCCCGCGGGGTGTCACGGAAGGGCCGGACCGGTCGGCAGGCGGTCCGCACAGGTGCGCGTGACAATTGGGCGGGGGCCGGCAACCGGGGGCGGCGATCGGAGGCGCGGATGACGGCCGGCGAACTGAACCACGGACCCCCTGACCTCGCGGATCAGACGGTCGTGGTGATCGGCGCCAGCGCCGGCATCGGGCTGGAGACAGCCCGCCAGGTGCGCGCGGAAGGCGGCCGGGTGGTGATGGTGGGCCGCAACGCCGAACGGCTGGAGCAGGCGGCGCGGGAGCTCGACCCACTCGCCACGGCGGCTTTCGACGTCGCGGACACCGAGCGGCTCAGACGGTTCTTCCAGGAACTGCCGGGTCCGGTCGACCACGTCATGGTCACGGCCGGTGCCCCTTCGTACACCCCCCTGGAAGACCTGGACCTCGCTGCCGCTCCTCGCGAATTCGGCGAACGCCTCGCCGTGACGCTCGCCGTCGCTCTGTGCAGCCGCGACCAGGTCCGAGCCGGGGGCACGCTGCTGTTCATGGGCGGCACCGGCGGTCGGCGGCCCGGCGTCGGCCTGACCGTGGTGTCCGCCCTGACCGCCGCGCTGCCCGCCCTGGTCGCCAACCTGGCACTCGAACTGGCGCCGATCCGGGTGAACCTCATCGCCGCAGGATTCGTCGACACCCCGCTGTCGGCCGCACTCCTCGGCGACCGGTTGGAGGCCCGACGTGAGGACCTGCGCGCCAGGCTGCCCATCCGCCGGGTCGTCGGCCCGGCCGACGTCGCGGCGCTCGCCGTGCACATCATGCGCAACGAAGCGCTCACCGGTGCGACGTACGACATCGACGGGGGCCAGCAGTTGCTCCCGCACTGACCCCGGGGGACGGGCACAGTGAGTCCGTCCGATGTCGGCGGGCGACGACGCGGGCGGCCGGACGCTCAGCTTTTGACGCCGCAGACAGCCGGGGTGATGCTGCCAGGGGGAAGTTGCTCGTCTCCGGGATACCGAGGAGCACACGTGGCCCAGATGTACGACCCGCGCCATACGGCGGTTCTGCTGGTCGATCCCTACAACGATTTCATCTCCGAGGGCGGAAAGGCCTGGCCGCGCGTGGAGTCCGTGGCGCAACAGGTCGGGCTGCTGGACAACCTGCGCGCCGTGGTGGGTGCCGCCCGCGCGACCGGTGTGCAGGTGGTGTTCGTCCCGCATCGCCGTTGGGAGCCGGGCGACTACGAGACCTGGGACCATCCCAATCCGACGCAGGTCAGCATCATGGAACGGCACAGTTTCGCGCGCGGCACCTGGGGCGGGGAGTTCCACCCCGACTTCCAGCCGCAGCCGGAGGACGTGGTGGTCCATGAACACTGGGCGCAGAGCGGGTTCGCGAACACCGACCTGGACATGCGGCTCAAGCAGCGCGGCATCACGCACGTGGTGGCGATCGGACTGCTGGCGAACACCTGCATCGAGTCCACCGGACGCTTCGCCATGGAGCTCGGCTACCACGTGACGCTGGTCCGCGACGCCACCGCGGCGTTCCTCCCCGAGATGATGCACGCCGCGCACGAGCTGAACGGCCCCACCTTCGCTCACGCCATCGTCACCACGGCGGAGCTCGTCGAGGCGTTCGGCGAAGCGCGCTCCGGCATCTGACCGGGTGGGCATCGCGCGAAGCCGTGGTCGTCAGGCGCCGTCGTCCGGCGCCGGACGACCACCCGCCGTCCCGAGGTGAGCCCGCCGGGCCCGCCGTGACTACCGCGACGTCAGCCCAGACCGTCGGACGTGTCGCGCAGGACGTCGAGAACGGGGCCGTACATACGCGCCTTGATGGTGCCGAGGGTGTGGGCCGCCTTGCCCGCCTGGGACGCGGCGATCTCGACGGCGGTCGCGCGTACGGCGTCCTCGTCGACGGCGCGGTCGACGATCCCGGCCGCCAGGGCGTCCCGACCGCCGTAGCGGCGGGCGGTGAGCATGGCCTCGTGGGCGGTCTGCGGCGTCAGCCGGGACTGGATGAGAGCGGACATGCCGTGCGTGAAGGGGATGTCGATGTCGGCCTCGGGCAGGCACCAGTAGCCGCGGTCGGCGCGCATCACACGGAAGTCGTGGGCCAGGGACAGCATCGCGCCCGCCGCGAAGGTGTGCCCCTGGAGTGCGGCGACCGTGACCGCAGGCAGGGAGAGGAACCGCGCGAACAGCGCCTGGACGGAGACGACGTACTCCCGCCGGCGGTCGGCGTTGGCGAGCAGCCACTCCAGATCCAGCCCGTTGGAGAAGAACTTGCCGGTCGCGGCGGTGACCAGGGCGCGCGGTCCGTCCTCCTTCTCCACCTTGTCGAGGGCGTCGTTCACGGAGGCGATCCAGTCGGGGTGGAAGCGGTTCTCCCCGTCGCCGAGGTCGAGGACGAACACGTTGTCCTGGCGGTCCAGTGTGGGCATGGCGGCTACTCCGTCGGGTCGGTCGGGCAGTGGGACACACATGTCAGGTGGGTCGGCCGGTCAGATGGGTCGGCCGGAACCGCCGGCGGGCCGGTCACCGATGGCGTGGGCCAGGAGGTCGTGGATCTCGTCGGCGGCCACGTCCAGCGGCGCGGTGCTCTGCTCGGCCCGGCACAGGATCACCGCGCCCTCGGCCGCGGAGATGATGAACGCCGCCAACCGGGCGGCACGTGCGTCGGGCAGGCCGTGGCGCACGAGCAGGCCGGCCAGTGCCTCGCGCCAGCGGGAGAGAACAGCGGCGGCGGAGCGCGCGAGCTGCGGAGCCTCGTCGTTGGTCTCCACTGCCACCGCCACGATCGGGCACCCGGCCCGGAAGTCGCTCTCCAGGAGCCACTGTCGCCACTGGTCGAAGAACGCGTCGATGACCTGGACCGCGTCGCCGGACTCGGCCGCCGCGTCGATCCGCTTCGCGATGAAGTCGCCGGCCAGCGCGACCGCCTCGTCGATCAACTGCGCGCGCCCGCCCGGGAAGTGGTGGTAGACGGAGCCTCGCGGAGCTCCGCTGTGCGCGAGAACGCGGTCGATGCTGGTCGCGCCGGCTCCGTACTCACGGAGCAGGACGACGGCACTCGCGACCATCCGCTCCCGGCTGTCGCTCCTGCGCGGACTCACGGCGGCACCGGCCCGGCGGGGCGGGGTGCGGTGTACGGCGGTGCGGACATGGCGCCGGCCGCCCTTCCTGGAGACGTTCCCCGATTACCTGCCAGTAAGTTATGGGCTGTGCCATAGGACATGCAAGAGGAACGACGCACCGCGCGCCGGTACCGCACGGGGCCGGCCCGGTCACGACGTGACCGGCGGCGCCCCCGCGTGGCGCGCGGCGCATGCCGCGTACGCGGAGGGCGCCGCCGGTCCGGAGCACGGTCAGCGCGCTCCCGGGTTCTTGCGCGGCCTGATCGTGGCATTGGGGAGTTCGGGCGCGGGGAGGCGATCACCGTCGTAGCCCTCGACCCGGCCGAACCGGTCGGTCTCCGCCTGCCAGGCCTCGCGCGCCCGCACGATGTCCTCGTGGGAGCGGCCGATGAAGTTCCACCACATGACGATCTCCTCCTGGAACGGCGGCCCGCCCAGGAGTACCAGTCGTGCGGTGTCCTGCCCGTGGTTGGTCACGGTCACGGTGTCACGGCCGGGGGCCGCGTAACCGAGTTCGGCCGGCTTCAGGGCGGTTCCGTCGACGGTGACGTCCCCGCTGTCGACGAGCAGGCCGTGCTCGAAGTCGGGGCTCACCGCGAGGGTCAGGCCGGCTCCCGGGTTCACCGTCAGCTCCGCTCCCAGCAGCGGGGTGAAGGTGCGCACGGGGGACGACTCCCCGGCGAGGGTGCCCAGGAAGACGCGGGCCTCGCCACCGTCCAGCGGTACGGGCGCGGGGACATGGTGCTGGAAGTCCCTCGCCGTGTCCCGGTGCTCCTCGGGCAGGGCCACCCACAGCTGCACTCCGTGCAGGATCGTCGTGGCCGGGGTGGAGACCTCGGAGTGGCAGATGCCGTGGCCGCCCGTCATCAGGTTCAGCTCACCGGGCCGGACGAAGGCGTGGCTGCCCAGGCTGTCGCGGTGCTCGATCTCGCCGCTGAAAAGCCAGCTGACCGTCTGCAGGCCGATGTGCGGATGAGGGGCGACGTCCATACCGCCGGCGGTCGCGACGTCGTCCGGGCCGTAGTGGTCGGCGAAGCACCAGGCGCCGATCAATGTGCGGGCCCGCTGCGGCAGAGTGCGCCGCACCCGCATGGCCCGCGGGCCGCCGAGCGGCACATCGCGTGGAGTGAGAATTTCGATGTCCGGCGACGACGGCCCGTCGGTCTGCCCACCGCATTCCATTTCGACAGGGCGCGCTTCGGTATTGCTCACCGGCCCGCTCCTCCCTCATTCGAGAAAGTTTCACCTTCAATAGTAACGATGCGATGATAAGACCGACGCTCGGAGATCGGGCGAAGGAGGAGCTCACGTGACCCAGACAGCAGAGACGGCCACCCAAGGGCGGGTCTTCATCGACAAACAGAGCCCGGACGCCTACCGAGCGCTGCTCGCCACGGCCGAATCCGTACGGGCCACCGCGGCCGAAGCCGGACTCGACCGTATCCTGGTCGAGCTGATCAACATCCGGGTGTCCCAGCTCAACGCGTGTGCGTTCTGCCTCAACACGCACACCAGGGCCGCCCTGCGGGGCGGTGAGTCCCCGCAGCGCCTGGGTGTGCTGGCCGCCTGGCGTGACACCGATCTCTTCACGCCGCGCGAGCGAGCGGCCCTGGCGCTGGCGGAGGCCACCACGCATCCCGCCGACGCCGAGCCCCAGACCGCCGCCTACGACCTGGCCCGCTCCGTGCTCACGGAGGCGGAGATCTCCGCCGTGATCTGGGTGGCGATCACGATCAACGCGTTCAACCGGGTCTCCGTCATGAGCAAGCACCCGGTCCGCCAGAGCTCCTCGGTGACGCCCGCCTGAAGGCGCGGCTCCAGCCCGGACACCGCGCCCGGACGTCACGCCCGGCCGCTCGGCCGGGCAGGCGGACCCCGGGTTCGACCCCGTCCCGCAATGAGACGCAGGTCACCCCGAAGGGCCGTCACACTTTCCGAGGCACATCGGTCAGTCGTGCGTATCCGCAAGACGGTAAAGGAGATCATTGTGGAAGCGCGACTCAACTACTTCGGTAACCCCTTCGCCGGAAAGGTGCTGCGGCACATCAACTCGGCCAACAAGGTCATCGAGGAATCCTCGCTGCCGGGCACGATCCAGGAACTCGTGAAGATCCGCGCGAGCCAGATCAACGGCTGCGGTTTCTGCACCGACATGCACACCAAGGACGCCACCGCCGCGGGCGAGACCTCGCAGCGCCTCAACCTGGTCGCGGCCTGGCGAGAGGCCACGGTCTTCACCGAGGCCGAGCGCGCCGCCCTGGAGATCGCCGAGCAGGGCACCCGCATCGCCGACGCCGCGGGCGGTGTCAGCGACGAGGCCTGGGCGAACGCCACCAAGCACTTCGACGAGGAGCAGCTCGTCGCGCTGATCTCGCTGGTCGCGGTCATCAACGCCTACAACCGGATCAACGTCATCAACCAGCAGCCTGCCGGTGCTTACAAGCCCGGTATGTTCGGCTGATCGGACCAGCCCGAGCCGGACAATCACCGTCCGTCTCCACGCCGCCCCGACCTACGGCGCGGAGACGGACAACCCGGAGCCGCCGATTCCCGGGGCCGCCTGATCGACTGCGCGGCGTTGCGGCGATGTCTCTACCCTGGGAGTACTCGGTCTCTCCCCGCAGGGGCGCACCCGGTCGGAAGACCGAGAGACGCCGGTGGTCCGCGGCCACGGTGATGGTGCGCGCATATTTCGTCGGCGTCTCGTTGCGCAACCGATCAACGGGAGATGGTCTTCATGTCATACCCCCCGCAGGTGTACATGGGAGAGACCGGCGAGATCAGCGCGAAATACCGCCCCGTGAGCACTCCGCCGGAACTCGGCAGACCGGGAAAGGGCGCCTACTACTATTTGGCGACCACCGCGACCACCCGGGGCGAATTCGGACTGTACAGGGTCGAGATGACCGCACGGGCGGGCGGCCCCAAGACTCATTTCCACAAATCCATCTCGGAGTCGTTCTTCATCCTGAGCGGTACGGTGCGGCTCTACGACGGCGCACAATGGGTCGACGCTCGGCAGGGTGACTTCCTGCATGTGCCTCAGGGTGGACTCCACGCGTTCCGGAACGACTCCGACGAGCTCGCGGAAATGCTGCTCCTCTTCACGCCCGGAGCGCCGCGTGAGGAGTACTTCGAGAAACTCCCGGAGATGGGTGACGCCACCGACGAGGAACGGGCCCAGTTCTTCGTGAAGCACGACTCCTACTTCGTCGAATAGTCGAACAGCCGGAGGCCGTGCGGTCGGCGCGTGTCTCTCCCCCGCCTTTCGGCCGGGCTGTCACAGGATGTAGGGCCACCCGGTCTGATCAGTGAGTGATCTTCCCAACGACTCGCGGCACGCGACATCGGAGATGAGGAACCCTGTGAATACCTTCGTGATCGTCGGCGGCGGTCTCGCCGCCGGCAAGGCCGCGGAAGCCCTGCGGGAAAACGGCCATGACGGCCCGCTCGTCATCATCGGCGACGAGAACGAGAAGCCCTACATCCGGCCGCCGCTCTCCAAGGGGTACCTCCTCGGCAAGGAGGAGCGCGATTCGATCTTCGTGCATCCGGACGACTGGTACCGCGAGCACGAGGTCGACCTGCTGCTGGACACCCGCGCGCGGGCGTTCGACTGGCGCGCCCGGACCGTGGACCTCGAGGACGGGCGCCAGATCCCGTACGACAAGCTGCTGCTGGCCACCGGCTCGTCCCCGCGCCGGCTGACGATCCCCGGAGCGGAGCTGGACAACGTCCTCTATCTGCGCCGGGTGGGCGACAGCGAGCGGCTCAAGTCCGCCTTCACGGCGGGAGCGAAGATCGTCGTCATCGGTGGCGGCTGGATCGGTCTCGAAACCGCCGCGGCCGCCCGCACGGCCGGCGGTGACGTCACCGTCCTGGAGCACGGCGAGCTCCCCCTGCTGAAGGTGCTCGGACGCGAGGCCGCCGAGGTGTTCGCCGAACTGCACACCGATCACGGTGTCCAGCTCCTGCCCAACGTGCAGGTGGAATCCCTCACCGGCACCGCGGGCCGGGTGGACGGCGTACGGCTCGCCGACGGCCGGCACCTGGCCGCGGACGCCGTGGTCGTGGGCATCGGCATCACGCCGAACGTCCAACTCGCCCAGGAGGCGGGCCTGGACGTGCGGAACGGCATCGTCACCGACGCGCACCTGCGGACCTCGGTGGCCGATGTGTACGCCGCCGGCGACGTCGCCAACGCCTTCCACCCGCGCTTCGACCGCCATCTGCGGGTCGAGCACTGGGCGAACGCGTTGAACCAGCCCCGCGTGGCCGCGCTCAGCATGCTCGGCAAGGACGCCGTGTACGACAGGCTGCCGTACTTCTACACCGACCAGTACGACCTCGGTATGGAGTACACGGGCTACGTGGAACCGGGCGGCTACGACCGTGTCGTCTTCCGCGGCGACGTGGGCAAGCGGGAGTTCATCGCGTTCTGGATGGCCGGGAACCGTGTCCTGGCGGGCATGAACGTGAACGTCTGGGACGTCGTCGATCCGATCCGGGACCTCATCACGTCCGACTCCGACGTCGACGACCCACGTCTGGCGGACCCGGACGTGCCCCTGGACCGCGTCGCGCGGTGACCCCGCGTCGAGCGGTGACCTGACCGGACGTCGGCGGGGCGGGGCGGACGGTACGCCCTGTCCCCCGCCGCGCCTGAGCGCGGCGCCGCGGGATCCGACGGCGACAGGGGACGGCCGACGGGGACACGTTTCCCCGAACCGTCCCGATCCCTGTCACACACGAAGCAGTTGTCCTGTCTTTCTCTGATACAGACACCAAATTCTTTCGAGAGGTATTCCTTATGAAGGTCGTAGTGATCGGTGGAACCGGGCTCATCGGATCGAAGCTGGTCGCACAGCTCGACGAGCAGGGCCACGAGGCGGTCGCGGCCGCACCGAACACCGGCGTCAACACCCTGACGGGCGAGGGCCTGGCGGAGGTCCTCGACGGCGCGTCCGTCGTGGTCGACGTGTCCAACTCCCCCTCGTTCGAGGAGAAGGCCGTCATGGACTTCTTCCGCACCTCCACGACCAACCTCCTCAAGGCGGAGGCCGAGGCCGGCTGCACGCACCACGTGGCACTGTCCGTGGTCGGCACCGACCGTCTCCCGGACAGCGCCTACTTCCGCGCCAAGCAGGCCCAGGAAGAACTCATCAAGTCGTCCGGCATGCCGTACTCCATCGTCCACGCCACGCAGTTCTTCGAGTTCGTCAAGGCGATCGCCGCCGACGCCACCGACGGTGACACCGTGCGCCTGTCCCCGGCCAAGATCCAGCCGATGGTCTCCGACGACGTGGCCGCGGCCGTCGCCCGCGCCGCGGTCGGCACCCCGGTCAACGGCCTGGTCGAGGTGGCCGGCCCCGAGGTCTTCGGTCTCGACGAGCTCATCCGCATCGGCCTCGCCGCGCAGGACGACCCCCGCACCGTGGTCGCCGACGAGCGCGCCACGTACTTCGGGGCCGAACTGAAGGAGACCTCGCTCCTGCCCGGTCCCGACGCGCACATCGCCGAGACCAAGTTCGCGGACTGGCTCGCCCGGCAGCGCTGACCCCGACGGGGGTGGCTCCCGCCGGACGGCCGGCGCCACCCCCGTTCCCCATTCGCCGTCCGGCCTCTGTCCACCGGGGCCGCAGTCCCGTCCCACCGGACGGCCGCACCGCGTCCGGACCGACCCCTGCCCGAGGTTCACGCACCGAGGAACTCAGACTTGTCATGTCCATATCTAACGACAGCACGCGTGTCCCGCCCCTCGCGGGACTGACCGGGGTGTACGTCATCGACCCGGTCCACAGCACGATCGGCTTCTCCGTCCGACACGCCATGATCACCAACGTGCGCGGCAGATTCACCGCGTTCGAAGGGCTCCTCAAGCTCGACGGGTCGCGCCCGAGCCGGTCCGAGGCCTACCTCAGCGTCCAGACGGGCAGCTTGGAGACCGGCAACGGGGAGCGCGACGCGCACCTCACCGGCCCGGACTTCCTCGACTCGTCGACCTTCCCCCTGATGAGCTTCCGCTCCACCGGATGCCTGGACGCCGGTGGCGGCCGGTTCCGCGTGTCGGGGTACCTCCGGATCAAGGACATCGAACTGCCGATTCGCCTCGACCTCGAACTCGGCGGCGCGAGCCGGGACGCCGCCGGCAACCACCGTGTCGGCTTCGAGGGTTCGGCCGTTCTGCGACGCGCCGACTGGGGACTCGACCGGAACGCGGGACCGGCGGCGGGTGGCGCGCTGATCGACGACAAGGTGAAGCTGATCCTCGACGTCTCCGCCGTACGCCTGAACCAGGCGTTGGCCGCCTGAAGGCCTCGGCCGGTCCGCGCGTCGCGTCCGGCCGTGCGGACCCCACGACGGGACAGGCGGGCGGGGCGGCATCGCTGCCGCCCCGCCCTGTGGTGCACACCGGTCAGCGGGTCGCCCGCGCCGCCCGCTCGATGAGCTCGGCGACGTCGTCGGGCTGCGACACGGTCACCGCGTGCGAGGCCTCGACCTCCACCGTGTGCGACTTCGCGCGCTTCGCCATGAACTGCTGCGTCCGCGGCGGGATGTTGAGGTCCTCGGA
Coding sequences:
- a CDS encoding YceI family protein gives rise to the protein MSISNDSTRVPPLAGLTGVYVIDPVHSTIGFSVRHAMITNVRGRFTAFEGLLKLDGSRPSRSEAYLSVQTGSLETGNGERDAHLTGPDFLDSSTFPLMSFRSTGCLDAGGGRFRVSGYLRIKDIELPIRLDLELGGASRDAAGNHRVGFEGSAVLRRADWGLDRNAGPAAGGALIDDKVKLILDVSAVRLNQALAA
- a CDS encoding SDR family oxidoreductase; translation: MKVVVIGGTGLIGSKLVAQLDEQGHEAVAAAPNTGVNTLTGEGLAEVLDGASVVVDVSNSPSFEEKAVMDFFRTSTTNLLKAEAEAGCTHHVALSVVGTDRLPDSAYFRAKQAQEELIKSSGMPYSIVHATQFFEFVKAIAADATDGDTVRLSPAKIQPMVSDDVAAAVARAAVGTPVNGLVEVAGPEVFGLDELIRIGLAAQDDPRTVVADERATYFGAELKETSLLPGPDAHIAETKFADWLARQR